AAGTGCGCCAGGAATTCGAGCGTCAGCGTCAGCTGCAGCATGAGATCGCCGGTCCTGACGGACAAGAAAGTTACGAGGAGCTGGTCAGGCGACTGCGCAATGAGATCGAGATTGAAGTACGCCGTGAGTTTCTGGCTCAGCTGACAGGCAACGCCGATCTAGAGGCAGCCGCACATCTGCCGCAAGCGGGCTCGGGTAGCGGACCGCTGCCTGCTCTGGAGATTCCGCGGGCTCAGGTCAGCCCTCCACCCGTCGTCGCTCCGCCTCCACCGCCTGCGCCTGCGCCTGCTCCCTCTGCGTCGTCAGCTGCCAGTGGCTCAGCGATCAGCGAAGGCACTGACTTTGGCGAGGAAGCTGCCGAGATCTTCCGGCTGGAGGCGGAAGAGCATCTGCAGACGATCAGCATGAATGTGGCCGCCCTGGAGAAGTCGCCCGAGGATCGCGATATTCTTCAGAGCATCCGCCGCGCCACACATACCCTCAAAGGGGCGGCGGGTATGATGGGCTTCCGTCTCATCGCGGACCTCTGCCACGTCTCCGAGGATCTTCTCGATAGTATCATGGAGGGCCGGGTCGCCATTTCCCCGCCGGTAATCGGTATCATTCTCGATACGGCGGAGACCCTCGATCGCCTCATCAATAATCGGGGCGAGGACCGCGCGACCCTGGAAGCAGCTGTCGCGGCCATGCGAGCACGCTACGCCGACCTGCTTGGTGAGCAGCAGCTCTCGCCACTGCCCGCCGAAGAGGAGCTGGAGAGCCTCCTCGATAGCGGCGAAGGCCCTGATAGCTCGACGTTCTCGCGAACCGTCTCCGAGGCCGCCCCCGCCGCCGGCGAGTTGCTGATGCAGCGCTCTCCTGCCACCGAGCTGAGTGTGCGCGTGCGCCTGCAGAAGCTCGATGAGCTGGTGAACCTCTTCGGCGAGCTGTTGGTCAACCGCAGCGCGCTTGAGGAGCATATCCAGCGTCTGATGCGCCTGGTGTCCGATGTGAGCATGAGTAGTGAGCGCCTGCGCGATGTGGGCCAGAAGCTGGAAAGCCGCTTTGAGGCAGCAACCCTACCCAGCGGGCGCGTCGTCCAGGTACCCCCCGGCGTCGGTAATGGCTCCTCGCGCTTGCCTGCTCTCCAGGCCGGACGGCCCGGCGCCAATAGTGGGGAGCCAGCTCACCTGGCTGAGTTCGATGAGCTGGAGCTGGACCGCTATACGGAGTTCCACCAGCTGACCCGCGGCCTCAGCGAGGGCGTCTCGGACATGATTACCCTGAGCAGCGAGATGGAGGCGGTCATCCGCGAATGCGAGAGCATCTTCGCGCGCGAGAGCCGTCTAAGCACCACCTTCCAGGACCGCTTGATGAAGACCCGCCTGGTGCCGCTCTCGTCGATGATCCCCCGCCTCTATCGCGCGGTCCGCTCGGTTGCGCTCAAGCAGCATAAGGAGATCAACTTTGTAACCGAAGGCGAAGATACCGAGGTCGATCGCACAGTCTATGAGGAGATCGCCGGCCCGCTGCTGCACCTGATGCGCAACGCCGTCAATCACGCCATCGAAGAGCCAGAGGTACGTGTGCGCAAGGGCAAGCCGCCCGCGGGCCTCGTCAAGCTCTCAGCCTCCTATGAGGGCAATCAGGTAGTGATTACGGTGCGCGACGATGGGACCGGCATCGATCCCGAGAAGGTACGTCAGGCGGCCATCGCTCGTGGACTGATCCGACCCGATCAGGCTCTCTCGCCCAGCGATGTCATCGATCTGATCTTCCGCCCCGGCTTTTCAACTGCCGAGGTAGTCAGCGAAGAAAGCGGGCGTGGCGTGGGCCTGGATGTGGTACGCGATAGCATCTCTCGCCTGCGGGCCACGCTCGAGGTCGATTCGACTCCGGGCCAGGGCACAGCCTTCACTATGAAGTTCCCGACCAGCCTGGCGATTCAAAGCGTGATGATGGTGCGTGTGGGGGACCAGCAGTATGCTGTCCCGACGACGCTGGTCGAGGCTATTGGACGGCTCGATACCTTTAAGCGCACTACCCACGGCGGGCGCCCGGCGGTCGTGGTGCAGAACGATGTCTATCCACTCAGCCAGCTTGCTCACTATCTCAAGCTGCCTGCCGGCGAGATTGACGAGCGCTCTCCGCTGCTCCTGGTGAATACAGGCCGTCATCGGGTGGCTCTGGTAGTGGACGAAGTCAAGACGCGCATGGACGTCGTCATGAAGAATCTGGGTCCGCACTTGCGCCATGTGCATGGCATTGCCGGCGGCACGGTGCTTGGCAACGGGCGCGTGATTCTGATCCTGGAGCTGAACGAACTCCTCTCGGTGCAGCGCCGTGGTACAGGGGCCATCGCGGGGACCCTCTCGCAGCCGCAGGGGAGTCTGGCGATGGCAGCGACCGCGCAAGCGCAGATGCCGGCCTCAGTGGCTGCGGCAGCCACCACAGTGACCGTCAACACCGGGGTGCTCCCTGCCGTGCGCCCGCCAGCAACGCCGCTCCCATCGCAGCGTGTGGAGCGCGGCAGGCATGTCCTGGTGGTGGACGATAGCCCGAGTGTACGCCGCGTGGTCGGCAATATGCTCAAGCAACACGGCTGGGAGGTCCAGACAGCCCGCGACGGCGTCGAGGCCCTGGAACTGATCTCTAGCCAGCCGCCGGCAGCGGTCCTGCTCGATATCGAGATGCCGCGCATGGATGGCTACGAGCTGATGGCCACCGTCCGCTCCCAGGAGCAGTATCGTACCCTGCCGTTGGTGGTCCTGACCTCGCGCGCCGCCTCGAAGCATAAACAGCGCGCCATGCAGCTCGGGGCCAGTGCCTACATTGTCAAACCCTATCAGGATGAAGAGCTGATCTCGACGCTCAATCGCCTCGTCTATGGCGCCAGTGCCTAGATCAGCGGGCAGAAGGGCCGGACCATTTGACAGGCGGCAGCGGGCGGCTCCTCTGTCGCTGCTGCTGCGCTCCTCCGCATGGCAAAGCTGCATATGGCCCGGCCTGACCGACCCATCAATGTAATACGAAGATCTGTAGAAGCGTACAATGGGTGTAGAACGAGCAGTAACGCGCTGGTATGTACAGCGTCAGCGGCTGCTCGCCGAGATTGAAAGTCTTGAGCAGGCCCTTGCGGAGCAAGGGCAGCGGGAAGAGCAGCGGGAACAGCTGGCAGCCCGTCTAGAGGAGGCGCGAGCGCGCCTGCAGCGCCTGGGACCCTGCCCTAAACCGATGATGGGCTAGGGAGCAAAAGGTCCCAGTGTGCAGCAAGCTCTCACAGCTGGCCGCGCTCGCTGCTCTTGCATCCAGGCTGTTCCTGTCCCTCTGCCTGCTTCTGCCTTCGTCCTCTGCTTGCCTCACGAAGCCGCCGGACTGGCAGGCGAGCAGCGTCTGGCCGCCTGCCGCGTCGATTGGGCAGGCAACGTCATGAATTGACGCAGGCAGGGTGACTAAAGCAGGGCGACCAGACAGCCGCTGCGGGAGGGAGGGAGGAAGGAAGGAAGGAAGACCGGGCAGCCCTGGCGCCGATCAGGATAAAGTCGCCGTAACGGCCTCGGCGATCAGGCTTCCCATCTCCTCGGTCCTGACGATGGTTTTTCCCTCTTCCTGCAGATCTTCGGTCCGATAGCCAGCATCAATCACATGCTCCACGGCCTGCTCAACTGCCTGAGCCTCCCTCTCCAGACCCAGGGAGTGGCGCAGCAACATCGCCAGCGAGAGGATCGAAGCGATTGGATTAGCCTTATGCTGGCCGGCGATATCGGGGGCTGAGCCGTGGATCGGTTCGTAGAGGCCGAAAGTTCCGTGTGCTGTCCGCCGTGTTCCCAGGCTTGCCGACGGAAGCATGCCCATAGAACCAGCGAGCATGGAGGCCTCATCGGTCAAAATATCGCCAAACATATTTTCCGTAACGATCACATCGAAGCTGGCAGGGCGGCGGATCAGATGCATCGCGCAGGCATCGACCAGCAGATGCTCAAAGGCGATGTCGGGATAGTCGGCGGCGACACGTTCGGCCACGCGGCGCCAGAGGCGCGAAGAACTGAGCACGTTGGCTTTATCAACCGAAGTGACCTTCTTTTTGGAACGGCCCCGGGCCAACTCGAAGGCCGTACGTACAATACGCTCAATCTCCCCCTCACTGTAAAGCAGCGTATCGATGGCCTCCAGGCCGTGGGGAGTCTGGCGGATCTCGCTGGGCTTGCCGAAATAGATACCGCCCGTGAGTTCGCGCACGACCAGCAGGTCGGTCCCCTCAAGGATCGAAGGCTTCAGTGTTGAGGCATTCAGTAGCGCCTTAAACGGGCGCACCGGACGCAGATTCGCAAACAATTCCAGCTCTTTGCGCAGGCGGAAGAGGGCGCGCTCGGGCTGGACCTTGGAGTTGGGGCCTTCGTAGCGAGAGACGCCTCCCACCGCGCCGAAGAGGATGGCATCGCTCTCTTGACAGAGGGCCATGGTCGCATCGGAAATGGCGTCGCCCTCGGCCTCAATGGCGGCGGCTCCAACGAGGGCCTGGGTGGTCTGGAAAGTGTGGCCAAAGCGGGCACCGACCCGTTCCAGCACGCGCAGAGCCTGGGTGGTCACCTCGGGGCCGATACCATCGCCTGGCAGGA
The genomic region above belongs to Thermogemmatispora onikobensis and contains:
- a CDS encoding response regulator; translation: MSNTFDKLSVLDSFIEEVKSYLPEIEANLDRLAQSPGDMDALEETYRRTHTIGGSASMMDFPGLAHVAHGMEDILGDVLDGLTTLDEPTLALLRRSLRRLHVLIDGIRDNSVNQDAIIAEDDADYSRYRALQEAAGKVVPGSTELASAPSQSAGELSGPQSQQPIAPEHYTHEYQDYQADQPGYQGQPQQTYQDYHDSSRYHAPTPPSQHYGFQEDGLGLGEPYAYQQRSAPSSSSSSSSSQSTPLPESPYPAAPSQESSLPSFDEMLAAFRTPSTPPDEEPLWPEDPVPLAQQSPETPASPSLPSAPATPSALDMLAAGFRSSEGSPSSAVSLPVNEQPRSPRAPSPLEELVNRFTAAQPEAQGRAAAADAALGALPDWPQPQQSLPGQPLPAQAPPSWPQPQPQPESQPEDALLLPASAVRLSSNLRQEALSLEEQVNTLHTLLAQLQQAISIIEEQRSEFRGFLDGSKDALERMEDWAGQAMGLNLRKSPEKVRRYLPLSVMWVVNTKLKKILELLSRITSGVEATDEQIQTTLRQLRGSVEACGDLLERLPQALTSQEPGWTPWEMQVARDASGVRERVTFERQGDLAALRAELEAKLREELRREYEQRPLSLTARMELERQIREEVRQEFERQRQLQHEIAGPDGQESYEELVRRLRNEIEIEVRREFLAQLTGNADLEAAAHLPQAGSGSGPLPALEIPRAQVSPPPVVAPPPPPAPAPAPSASSAASGSAISEGTDFGEEAAEIFRLEAEEHLQTISMNVAALEKSPEDRDILQSIRRATHTLKGAAGMMGFRLIADLCHVSEDLLDSIMEGRVAISPPVIGIILDTAETLDRLINNRGEDRATLEAAVAAMRARYADLLGEQQLSPLPAEEELESLLDSGEGPDSSTFSRTVSEAAPAAGELLMQRSPATELSVRVRLQKLDELVNLFGELLVNRSALEEHIQRLMRLVSDVSMSSERLRDVGQKLESRFEAATLPSGRVVQVPPGVGNGSSRLPALQAGRPGANSGEPAHLAEFDELELDRYTEFHQLTRGLSEGVSDMITLSSEMEAVIRECESIFARESRLSTTFQDRLMKTRLVPLSSMIPRLYRAVRSVALKQHKEINFVTEGEDTEVDRTVYEEIAGPLLHLMRNAVNHAIEEPEVRVRKGKPPAGLVKLSASYEGNQVVITVRDDGTGIDPEKVRQAAIARGLIRPDQALSPSDVIDLIFRPGFSTAEVVSEESGRGVGLDVVRDSISRLRATLEVDSTPGQGTAFTMKFPTSLAIQSVMMVRVGDQQYAVPTTLVEAIGRLDTFKRTTHGGRPAVVVQNDVYPLSQLAHYLKLPAGEIDERSPLLLVNTGRHRVALVVDEVKTRMDVVMKNLGPHLRHVHGIAGGTVLGNGRVILILELNELLSVQRRGTGAIAGTLSQPQGSLAMAATAQAQMPASVAAAATTVTVNTGVLPAVRPPATPLPSQRVERGRHVLVVDDSPSVRRVVGNMLKQHGWEVQTARDGVEALELISSQPPAAVLLDIEMPRMDGYELMATVRSQEQYRTLPLVVLTSRAASKHKQRAMQLGASAYIVKPYQDEELISTLNRLVYGASA
- the leuB gene encoding 3-isopropylmalate dehydrogenase produces the protein MGTYKIAVLPGDGIGPEVTTQALRVLERVGARFGHTFQTTQALVGAAAIEAEGDAISDATMALCQESDAILFGAVGGVSRYEGPNSKVQPERALFRLRKELELFANLRPVRPFKALLNASTLKPSILEGTDLLVVRELTGGIYFGKPSEIRQTPHGLEAIDTLLYSEGEIERIVRTAFELARGRSKKKVTSVDKANVLSSSRLWRRVAERVAADYPDIAFEHLLVDACAMHLIRRPASFDVIVTENMFGDILTDEASMLAGSMGMLPSASLGTRRTAHGTFGLYEPIHGSAPDIAGQHKANPIASILSLAMLLRHSLGLEREAQAVEQAVEHVIDAGYRTEDLQEEGKTIVRTEEMGSLIAEAVTATLS